One genomic region from Aliarcobacter cryaerophilus ATCC 43158 encodes:
- a CDS encoding phospholipase A yields the protein MNKKLIILFISTLSLCFAQDFNSIYKEAKELEDSGDYKSAMLLYKKIANESFKNYFVDKNEDLIAKEIKKEPKKEFFEKNIDKSEDKETNSNLEQLVTKDFGIYPYKKNYFLPATYTFNNISNRDNFETSFQISLEKPISNDFFGLNETISIAYTQKSFWQTASSSAPFRETNYEPEIFMQIPNDGKYLKLYKTAFLHSSNGKGGDNSRSLNRAYLQTFFQFNNLFISPKVWYKIPERSKDDDMKDFYKYYGYGDISFLYAYGQQTFELLLRDNLRLNKSNKGAAEFNYTFPLPDFISSKNSYGIFQIFHGYGHSLIDYDREITNIGIGLTFSR from the coding sequence TTGAATAAAAAACTAATAATCTTATTTATATCTACATTGTCTTTATGTTTTGCCCAAGATTTTAACTCTATTTATAAAGAAGCTAAAGAGCTAGAAGATAGTGGAGATTACAAATCTGCAATGCTTTTGTATAAAAAAATAGCAAATGAGAGTTTTAAAAATTATTTTGTAGATAAAAATGAAGATTTAATAGCAAAAGAGATTAAAAAAGAACCAAAAAAAGAGTTTTTTGAAAAAAATATAGATAAGTCTGAAGATAAAGAGACAAATAGTAATTTAGAGCAACTAGTTACAAAAGATTTTGGTATATATCCTTATAAAAAGAACTATTTTTTACCAGCAACTTACACTTTTAATAATATTTCAAATAGAGATAATTTTGAAACTTCTTTTCAAATCAGTTTAGAAAAACCAATTTCTAATGACTTTTTTGGTTTAAATGAGACAATAAGTATTGCATATACTCAAAAATCATTTTGGCAAACTGCATCTAGTTCTGCCCCATTTCGTGAAACAAACTATGAACCAGAAATTTTTATGCAAATTCCTAATGATGGTAAATATCTAAAACTTTACAAAACAGCATTTTTACACTCTTCAAATGGAAAAGGTGGGGATAATTCAAGGTCTTTAAATAGAGCATATTTACAAACTTTTTTTCAATTTAACAATCTTTTTATATCTCCAAAAGTTTGGTATAAAATTCCTGAAAGAAGTAAAGATGATGATATGAAAGATTTTTATAAATACTATGGTTACGGAGATATTTCATTTTTATATGCTTATGGTCAACAAACTTTTGAACTTCTTTTAAGAGATAACTTAAGATTAAACAAATCAAACAAAGGAGCGGCTGAATTTAACTATACTTTTCCACTTCCAGATTTTATATCTTCAAAAAATAGCTATGGTATTTTTCAAATTTTCCATGGATATGGTCATAGTTTAATAGATTATGATAGAGAAATAACAAATATTGGTATTGGGCTTACTTTTTCTAGATAA